AGCCGTTCCAGCCAGTTGACTACGCCTTGCAAAGTGCGAAATTCACTAACGGAACGACATGCGATATGCGGATGGCGCGCCCGCAGCATGCTCGACAGCGCCGAACCCGGCCCCAGTTCCAGCGCCACTGTAATCCGATGTTCGGCGCAGGCATCCATGCAATCGTCCCAGTGTATGGTGTGTGCCATTTGATTGGATAGCACCGATATTGCTTGTTCTTTTCTGTTCACCACCTGCCCCGACAAACCTGACAGAACCGGCAGTATCGGATCAACCGACAATTGCCCGCGCAGTTCTTCTGCAAACGGCGCGACTACGGCGTCCATCAAGGGTGTATGCGACGCCACCGTCACCGGCAGCACACTGATTTTGCCGCCCAAGCGGAGGATATCGTCGGCAATGAGGTGGAGATCCTGATAATGGCCGCCGGCGATACAGCTGTCGGCGTCTGTCTCGATCGCAACGTAAAGTTGCAGCGGCGCCAGCAAGGCGGCCACGGCGCGGACATCGACACCGCTCACGGCAAACAGCACCTGGCGCGGCGATTGCTGCACGCAGGCGTCCATCAGATTGGCGCGCAGCGTTGCCAACCCGATCGCCTGTTGCGGCTGCACTGCACCGGCGACGCCATAGGCGGCAAGCTCGCCAATACTGTAGCCAGCCACCAGCTCCGGCGCAGGCACGGCATCCTTGAGCGCAAACCAGGCAGCCAGCGTAGCCGCCACGATCAACGGTTGCGCCAGCAGATTAGAAAACAGCAGGGTATCGTCAGACAGTATTCGTTCCAGCGGTTGCCCGAGGACTGTCGGCGGCAGCCATTGATCCAGCAACTCCGCCGTGCGCGGATCGGCGCGCAGCAGATCGAACATTGCCGGATGCTGGCCGCCTTGCCCCGGACACAGAATTGCCAGACGCGGCATCATGCTTCCCTGTTCCCTTCCTGCTCGTTCAGATTAACGCAGTACGTAGCCATCCT
This DNA window, taken from Collimonas arenae, encodes the following:
- a CDS encoding ACP S-malonyltransferase, translated to MPRLAILCPGQGGQHPAMFDLLRADPRTAELLDQWLPPTVLGQPLERILSDDTLLFSNLLAQPLIVAATLAAWFALKDAVPAPELVAGYSIGELAAYGVAGAVQPQQAIGLATLRANLMDACVQQSPRQVLFAVSGVDVRAVAALLAPLQLYVAIETDADSCIAGGHYQDLHLIADDILRLGGKISVLPVTVASHTPLMDAVVAPFAEELRGQLSVDPILPVLSGLSGQVVNRKEQAISVLSNQMAHTIHWDDCMDACAEHRITVALELGPGSALSSMLRARHPHIACRSVSEFRTLQGVVNWLERL